In Candidatus Neomarinimicrobiota bacterium, the DNA window AGTGTCCGGTTTTTGGTTATCTCTTGGTCTTTTGATTGACGAAAAGGGAGAAGGTTACAAAAATTCAGTATCAGGGTATTTTAATAAAAAAACCGTGTGACAGTGTTACTATTAAAACCGGTCGGGCGTCTGGAGTCCTCAGTCCGTCTTTCAGCTTCCATTTCTTCCCTGTTTTACCGTATTTTCCCGTAATTCCAATCGATAGTTTTAACCTGGATATTCCAATGATGATAGTGGTCATAATTCTGGGGTGCATGGCGATTTTGTCTACGATTATTCCGATCTTGGATCGGGATGCCTGGTGGATTCGGATCTTCGATTTCCCCCGGATACAAATCATTGTGATTGCGCTCGCCCTTCTGATTGCGTTTATACCATGGTGGGATCGGAGAAATATTCCCGACAATATATTTATGGGGCTGTTAGCAATTGCGATGGTCTATCAAATTATCCATATGTTGCCGTATACATCGTTGTGGAAAAAGCAGGTACTGAATCCCAGGGATGGTGAGATCGGGGAGACCATCAGCCTCCTGGTGACCAATATTCTCATGACAAACCGGAACGGCGATCTGTATCGTGAACTCCTGACAAGGGTAAATCCGGATGTGCACCTGATATTGGAAGCCGACACATGGTGGGAAGAGGAATTGCGGGAAACCGAAGACCTGTTTTCCGACTATGTACTCTATCCGCTTGAGAATACCTACGGTATGCTCCTCTATTCCAAACTGCCGCTGGAGGAAGTGGAGGTAAAATTGTTAGCGGAGTCCGACATTCCGTCCATCCATGCTAAGGTCGTTTTGCCGGGAGGCGGCAGAGTTCAGCTCCATTGTGTCCATCCCCGGCCACCGGGCCACGGAAAGAATCCGAACACCACTCATCGCGATGCAGAGCTGTTAGCTGTCGCTCGGGAGGTTTCGAAGTCAGATTTACCGGCCATCGTCACAGGCGACTTTAACGACGTGGCATGGTCGTATACCACCACGCTGTTCCAGCGAATCAGCGGACTGCTTGACCCCAGGGTCGGCCGGGGCTTGTACAGTACCTATCATGCAGGATATCCGTTTTTTCGCTTCCCGCTCGATCATATATTTCATTCACACCATTTCAGGATTCAGACATTCAGGCGGTTGCAATACATCGGCTCCGACCATTTTCCGCTCTACGCAGAGTTGCGCTATGTTGGAGGTGATGATATTCAAGAAGCGATTGTCGTACTGGAAGAACACCAGGAAGCCATGCAGGAAAAATTGCGCAAAGTTGAGTTAATTGATGAATTTTAAGTATCGGATTGGTTTTCGGAGGGCATCATCAGTAAAGGTCAATACTCATCAACCAGTGGAGCACTAATGAAGCTAACAATTGCACTCATCACTATTTTGACTGACAATTTCGGGAAGATGTCTAAGTTTTATCAGGATGTAATAGGGTTTACGACTAAACTGAAGATGGACCAATACTGCGAATTCGAGAGTCCGGGAGTTCGGTTTGCCATCTGTGACCGATCAGTAATGGCCCAAGCGACCGGGGCCGACAGCTATAATCGAACAGCATCCGGCCACGCGTTTGAGCTGGCCTTCCATGTGGATTTACCTGAAGAAGTGGATAAAGAATACCGGCGCTTGGTGCAGAGCGGTGCCACAGGAATTAAACCGCCGACCGACATGCCGTGGGGACAACGCACTGGATTTTTCGCCGATCCGGATGACAATATCCATGAAATATTCGCTGCCATCGAGACCAATTAAACTGACCTGGAGGATAATATGAGCAGATTTAATAGTATCGGAGGATACTTTAATGTTCTCGGTGAGGGGCGGACGTATCTGAACCTGATGTACCTGATTTTGTCCTTTCCGCTGGGCCTGGTCTATTTTGTTATGCTAACGGTTGGGATT includes these proteins:
- a CDS encoding VOC family protein; protein product: MKLTIALITILTDNFGKMSKFYQDVIGFTTKLKMDQYCEFESPGVRFAICDRSVMAQATGADSYNRTASGHAFELAFHVDLPEEVDKEYRRLVQSGATGIKPPTDMPWGQRTGFFADPDDNIHEIFAAIETN
- a CDS encoding endonuclease/exonuclease/phosphatase family protein, producing MMIVVIILGCMAILSTIIPILDRDAWWIRIFDFPRIQIIVIALALLIAFIPWWDRRNIPDNIFMGLLAIAMVYQIIHMLPYTSLWKKQVLNPRDGEIGETISLLVTNILMTNRNGDLYRELLTRVNPDVHLILEADTWWEEELRETEDLFSDYVLYPLENTYGMLLYSKLPLEEVEVKLLAESDIPSIHAKVVLPGGGRVQLHCVHPRPPGHGKNPNTTHRDAELLAVAREVSKSDLPAIVTGDFNDVAWSYTTTLFQRISGLLDPRVGRGLYSTYHAGYPFFRFPLDHIFHSHHFRIQTFRRLQYIGSDHFPLYAELRYVGGDDIQEAIVVLEEHQEAMQEKLRKVELIDEF